gtgcactcctatccaggtataggcgtctgaagcaatctttcttctctttaatcgccttctggacatcatcattccaccaccaggtatccttatcttcgcttctccttcccttggacactccaaactcctctgaggccaccttacgaatgcaagtcgccatcttcatccacacattgtccgcatcccctccttccttccaAGGGCCCTCCTTCCTTCCAAGGGTAGTTGGGGAGCAAGTAGCTGGAGCAAAATAGTTGTAAATGGAACATGTGTTCAAGAGCATGGGAACAAGTGTTTCTAGAACATGTGTTCAATAGATGGAACAAAGCATTTTTAACGAAAATAATCCAGGTCTATTATTAAAGTTCATTGAAAGTAtaaagcacctcaaacataataaaaactaCATCAAAATTCCAAGACCACCGAACGACCCCTACCGCCGTCAGAACGAGCCATCGACGCGCCGCTATCGCCGCTCCCCTACCGGATccggcttgaccttgtcaatgacaaccgaaaagtcttcatgcacgtgcccctaagggcCAACATGTTGGAGGCGCAATCGTCACTGTTGAACCCTTAAATAGATTTGAAACACGCAACACCTAATCTCACCACACgaggagaaaccctaacctcgccccccccccccccaaggagatGGAAGGGATATACGGAGCTCCATCGACTACATTCAGATGAACGAACTCAATGAGGATCGTAGTACGAAGAAcaaactcaaagaagaagaagcgtCGCCTTTCGCTCTTCGCCGCACCTGATAGGACTtaaaaaccctaacctaaactactaaccggagtGGAGGCATCAGGATTCCCCTCCCCGCCATTGGCCACCGAAGCGGCTGGCGGAGGGGAGGCAAATCCAAGGGCTCGCTTAAGAAGCTTGGACGGGAGAGTTTGTCCTAACCGCCAAGTGATAGAGAATATTCatacactatataataacaaattAAGGACCCTGATAAGTGGCACACATATGGCACGAAGCAATTCCACCCTCACGTtttttgatgacaagtttagatATCCGAGGATTACAACTTTAGTTATGAAGCATGGCAAGTTTCaagtttttgaggattttttttctGGTTGGCAACTTTAGAGTAAAAATCGTCAGGGCGTGTGACTTCATGCCACAAGggtggcacttatcatttgggaTAACAAAACATGTTTCTAGAAGGAACAAGTATCTAAGAGTTGAGCACCAAGTATACAGGATGGCCTGAACAAAGAGAACTgacccaatggaacaaaatgtacaTGATATGCCAAACAAAATCAGATAGCAATACAACATGAATGAATGGTTGACAATgacaaataaaataaaaagaaagggaGAAAGAATGAATACCTTGGCCAGCAGCCTTCTTAACAGGCCCAAGATGCTGGGCCCAAAACTATTCCAGCCTGCTTAAGAAGATGCTCACTGACACTAATCCCCTTctgtgtctcaaaaaaaaaaaactaatccCCTTCTTCCAACCTAACCCCCACAACGTGTTTGGCAGTTCCAGGGAATGGGAGTGGGAATTTTAGAAGGGAGTTTATTGGAGGGATTAAACTTGGGAAGTGGACAAGTAGTCCCAATCCCACGTTTGGTGCGTGCTGGGAGTTGCTTGGGAAATTTGAGATTTGTTACCAACCTGGCTGAACCAGACCTTGTATCTAGGTCTGCAATGGTAAgagaaataaaaatgaaaataaaagaggGGAATAGATCTGGATTGATGTGAAGAGAAAAACAACAAGAAACCAGGATTTTTTTTTGGCATAGTCAGATAAGATGCACGCAAAAGAATTATGCTATCCGGTTAGATGAGACAAGCAGCACAGAGTTTCCAAGAATTTGATTGAAAGAAGCAGCCCACGTGAGCTTTCGTACATGGCGTCACTTTTGCTGATCGGGCTGTTAGGCTAGTGGCCGGATTTACTGGAGGCAAATGATGCCGCTGCTTATTTACCAAGATATTCCAGCGTATTGGCTAAAATTTTCGCAGGTTTCTTCCATGCAGGACGTGCGCAACTGACGCTAACCTTTTTTTCCCGTCAATTCCCATTCCCTGCTTGTATTACCAGGTCACCCCAGGGAAGAGATATAGGGGAGTTGGCCTCCTTAAATCCCCTTCCCACTCCCTTCTGAATTCCCATGCCCTCCAGCCATACAAAGGATTTTAAATCCCATACCCCATCAATTCCCATTCCTCAGTTTTAATTCCCACCAACCAAACAGGTTGCTAGATTAATCCACTTCTTAAGGTCCGGAGGAGGAAGAATGGTGGGATTCTCCATTCGAAGCACCAAGATGTTAGCGATCTTCGATGCAGCGACCACCGTCAGCTTCGTCGAGCTCGCCTGCGGCCGCGGGGCAAATGGTGGACAACGGACGGCGGTGGAAGCGGGATCGCCGGATTAGAGCGCTAAGCGCGATTAGTGACCTCGCGCTCGCCGCTTGGCCACCAAGCAAAGCACACGCACTGCCTCGGGACGCCGCGCACGCCCTCACTCACTCActccgccccaaaccctagcgacCCACCCCCTTCCTCCCTCCCCGGCGGCGGTCGATCGGCCGCCCCGCCCGCCATGTCCTCGCCGGCGCCGCACCTCGTCGACGAGATCCTGGAGGAGATCTTCCTCCGCCTGCCAACCCCGGCCGCGCTCGCccgcgcctccaccgcctgccCTCGTTTCCGCCGCATCGTCACCGGCCGCTCCTTTCTCCGCCACTATCGCAAACGCCATCCGCCGCCGCTCCTCGGATTCGTCGACGAGAGCGGATTCCACCCCGCCCAGGAACCCCACCCCTCCGCCCCGCTCGCCCGTGCCCTCGCCGACGCGGCCGATTTCACCTACTCCTTCGTCCCCAAACACGGCGAGGGGCACGTGTGGGTCCCGTGCGACGCCCGGGATGGCCGTGTCCTTCTCGAAGACGGGCAATTTTGGGAGGACTTCAGAAACCTCGCGGTGTGTGATCCATTGTCACGGCGATACGTGCTACTTCCACCCATATCGGATGAGCTTGCTGCTGCCAGGGAAAATCGCAATGTTGAAATCGTGCCCATCCTAGCTCCCATTGGCGAGGAGGACGAGGATGAGACCTCGTTCAAGGTAATATGCTTTGCAGACTATACAACCAAGCTGGTGACGTTTGTCTTCTCGTCCCTCACGGGGCAATGGTGTATAGCTGCATCACCCAGCTGGAGTTCTTTGGGCACCGGCCGCCCCCATGGGTTTCGCAACTTC
Above is a window of Triticum aestivum cultivar Chinese Spring chromosome 6B, IWGSC CS RefSeq v2.1, whole genome shotgun sequence DNA encoding:
- the LOC123133756 gene encoding uncharacterized protein; amino-acid sequence: MSSPAPHLVDEILEEIFLRLPTPAALARASTACPRFRRIVTGRSFLRHYRKRHPPPLLGFVDESGFHPAQEPHPSAPLARALADAADFTYSFVPKHGEGHVWVPCDARDGRVLLEDGQFWEDFRNLAVCDPLSRRYVLLPPISDELAAARENRNVEIVPILAPIGEEDEDETSFKVICFADYTTKLVTFVFSSLTGQWCIAASPSWSSLGTGRPHGFRNFCSLGCRGLSCFDYVRGCFTRRHLGWTSYSCWTFEEWNFLQSTIARATICISGVCLARRMKLLTETICHPDAGLAIPEVFLAL